One part of the Vicia villosa cultivar HV-30 ecotype Madison, WI linkage group LG6, Vvil1.0, whole genome shotgun sequence genome encodes these proteins:
- the LOC131609827 gene encoding pentatricopeptide repeat-containing protein At3g26782, mitochondrial produces MIQFVWRRTRSSSPSLSINKYKRMHTATTTTTEWTKNANLRSMFGKYVDKTSVYSWNSIIADFARTGDSLQALYAFSSMRKLSLHPNRSSFPCTIKSCSSLSDLRAGKQTHQQAFVFGYASDVFVASALIDMYSKCSRLNDARKLFDEIPNRNVVSWTSMITGYVQNEYAGEAVCLFKEMLLVEESDYEEGVTVSVDSVLLGCVISACARVCLKSVTECVHGFVVKKGFEGCLPVGNTLMDAYAKCGEIGGSRKVFDGMEESDVCSWNSLIAIYARDGLSAEALSVFSDMVKRGEVRYNAVTLSSVLLACASSGALQIGKCIHDQVVKMELEDNVFVGTSIVDMYCKCGRVEMARKAFDRMKNKNVKSWSVMVAGYGMHGRGKEAMEVFYEMIRSGVKPNYITFVSVLAACSHAGLLKEGWSWFNKMKREFDVEPGIEHYSCIVDLLGRAGYLKEAYGLIQEMKVRPDFIVWGSLLGACRIHKNVELGEIAARKLFELDPSNCGYYVLLSNIYADAGRWDDVERMRILMKNHGILKTPGYSIVEDKGRIHVFLVGDKEHPQHEKIYEYLDELNVKLQELGYMPNVTSVLHDVDEEEKGMVLRVHSEKLAVAFGIMNSVPGSAIHIIKNLRICGDCHIAIKLISKIVNREIIIRDSKRFHHFKDGVCSCGDYW; encoded by the exons ATGATTCAATTTGTATGGAGAAGAACacgatcatcatcaccatcattatcAATTAACAAGTATAAACGCATGCACACAGCAACCACTACTACTACAGAATGGACCAAAAACGCCAACCTAAGAAGCATGTTCGGCAAATACGTCGACAAAACTAGCGTCTATAGTTGGAACTCAATCATCGCCGATTTCGCTAGAACCGGCGACTCTTTACAAGCTCTCTACGCCTTCTCTTCAATGCGCAAACTCTCTCTTCACCCAAACCGTTCTTCTTTCCCTTGCACCATCAAATCATGTTCCTCATTGTCCGACCTCCGCGCCGGAAAACAGACTCACCAACAGGCTTTTGTCTTTGGATACGCCTCTGATGTATTTGTTGCATCTGCTCTCATTGATATGTATTCTAAATGTAGTCGTTTGAATGATGCCCGGAAACTGTTTGACGAAATTCCTAACAGAAATGTTGTTTCTTGGACTTCCATGATTACTGGGTATGTTCAAAACGAGTATGCCGGTGAAGCGGTGTGTTTGTTTAAAGAGATGTTGTTGGTTGAGGAGAGTGATTACGAAGAGGGTGTTACTGTTAGTGTGGATTCAGTTCTTTTGGGTTGTGTTATTTCGGCTTGTGCTCGGGTGTGTTTGAAAAGTGTGACTGAATGTGTTCATGGATTTGTGGTCAAGAAGGGGTTTGAAGGGTGTTTGCCAGTTGGGAATACGTTGATGGATGCTTATGCTAAGTGTGGGGAGATAGGTGGATCTAGGAAAGTGTTTGATGGGATGGAGGAGAGTGATGTTTGTTCTTGGAACTCTTTGATTGCTATATATGCACGTGATGGATTGTCAGCAGAGGCTTTAAGCGTGTTTAGTGATATGGTGAAGAGGGGTGAGGTAAGATATAATGCTGTCACGTTATCTTCGGTGTTGTTAGCTTGTGCTAGTTCTGGAGCTTTGCAAATAGGGAAATGTATACATGATCAG GTTGTCAAGATGGAATTGGAGGATAATGTGTTTGTAGGCACTTCTATAGTTGATATGTACTGCAAATGTGGGAGAGTTGAGATGGCAAGGAAGGCATTTGATCGCATGAAAAACAAAAATGTTAAATCGTGGAGTGTTATGGTTGCTGGTTATGGAATGCATGGACGTGGAAAAGAGGCTATGGAAGTCTTCTACGAGATGATAAGGTCTGGAGTCAAACCAAATTACATTACTTTTGTGTCTGTTTTAGCTGCTTGCAGTCATGCTGGCCTGTTGAAAGAAGGGTGGAGTTGGTTTAATAAAATGAAACGTGAATTTGATGTTGAACCTGGGATTGAGCATTATTCATGCATTGTTGATCTCCTTGGGCGAGCTGGCTATCTTAAAGAAGCTTATGGTTTGATCCAGGAAATGAAGGTGAGACCTGATTTTATAGTTTGGGGTTCTCTTCTTGGGGCTTGTAGGATTCACAAGAACGTTGAACTAGGGGAGATTGCTGCAAGAAAACTTTTTGAGTTAGATCCAAGTAATTGTGGATATTATGTACTACTCTCCAATATTTATGCTGATGCTGGAAGGTGGGATGACGTGGAGAGGATGAGAATTTTAATGAAGAATCATGGAATACTTAAAACTCCTGGATATAGTATAGTTGAAGATAAAGGTAGGATACATGTATTTTTAGTTGGAGATAAGGAGCACCCACAACATGAGAAGATCTATGAGTATTTGGACGAATTAAATGTCAAGCTGCAAGAACTTGGCTATATGCCAAATGTAACATCAGTGCTCCATGATGTTGATGAGGAAGAGAAAGGAATGGTTTTAAGAGTTCACAGTGAGAAACTAGCTGTTGCCTTTGGAATCATGAATTCAGTTCCTGGATCAGCCATCCATATTATAAAAAATCTTAGAATTTGTGGGGACTGCCACATTGCAATTAAATTGATTTCCAAAATAGTAAATCGAGAAATAATTATCAGAGATTCAAAGCGATTTCATCATTTCAAGGATGGTGTGTGTTCTTGTGGAGACTATTGGTGA
- the LOC131609829 gene encoding uncharacterized protein LOC131609829, with the protein MFMENEDGQSWSSAPIYQSQWLQTTISDLDEKLGAMKTILEDVNSPNQEHVYCDWREDLVQMLEEFGRSYRVIALAYNQLKSKTSHGSFHSGSLSSSATSKTICASCTRRATCNFENKKPRKGYNSHMKSLLKHSDVKSNGTNLDFEILKKKDDVFPSNPCSRKLESEFECLDIQLEDRMTDFSTNENILMKIEDMELKQGTEDPLVIHSEFESTWPALKYLMTKLTDDTLHQIEELVQRNDEKRETIRRLQLEVETLKHENKALQISSRNSNADSECSQSQMSRPGRKSVSKLFRGCSP; encoded by the exons ATGTTCATGGAGAATGAAGATGGTCAATCATGGAGTTCTGCTCCTATCTACCAGTCTCAATGGCTTCAAACAACCATATCAG ATTTGGACGAGAAATTGGGAGCCATGAAGACTATTTTAGAAGATGTCAATTCTCCAAACCAAGAACACGTGTACTGCGATTGGAGAGAAGACCTCGTACAGATGCTTGAGGAATTTGGCCGATCATACCGTGTTATAGCCTTAGCTTATAACCAACTAAAGTCTAAAACATCTCATGGTTCCTTTCATTCAGGATCTTTATCATCTTCTGCTACATCAAAAACCATATGTGCTAGCTGCACCAGAAGAGCAACATGTAACTTTGAGAATAAGAAACCCAGAAAGGGTTATAATAGCCATATGAAATCTCTCTTGAAGCATTCAGATGTCAAATCTAATGGCACTAATTTAGATTTTGAGATATTAAAGAAGAAAGATGATGTATTTCCATCTAACCCTTGCAGCCGGAAATTAGAATCAGAATTTGAGTGCCTTGACATTCAACTTGAAGATAGAATGACAGATTTTTCCACCaatgaaaatattttaatgaaGATTGAGGATATGGAATTAAAACAGGGAACTGAAGACCCATTAGTAATCCATTCCGAATTTGAAAGTACGTGGCCAGCATTGAAGTATCTGATGACAAAACTTACAGATGATACTCTGCACCAGATAGAAGAGTTGGTCCAAAGAAATGATGAAAAGAGGGAAACCATTAGAAGGCTTCAGTTAGAGGTGGAAACTTTGAAGCACGAGAACAAGGCCCTCCAGATTTCGTCAAGGAACTCCAATGCTGATTCAGAATGCAGCCAATCGCAGATGTCAAGACCAGGAAGAAAATCTGTGAGCAAGCTCTTCAGAGGTTGCTCTCCATGA
- the LOC131609826 gene encoding mitochondrial phosphate carrier protein 3, mitochondrial-like: MAPSSETSVRKNMIPSFLYGSSPKTLPVIHQIINSGPAPSAAASPSLSGTGSFMIPSPKESGKIEMYSPAFYAACTAGGIFSCGLTHMTVTPLDLVKCNMQIDPAKYKSISSGFGVLLKEQGVKGFFRGWVPTLLGYSAQGACKFGFYEFFKKYYSDIAGPEYANKYKTLIYLAGSASAEVIADVALCPFEAVKVRVQTQPGFARGLGDGLPKFVKSEGVLGLYKGLVPLWGRQIPYTMMKFASFETIVEQIYKHAIPRPKSECSKSLQLGVSFAGGYVAGVLCAIVSHPADNLVSFLNNAKGATVGDAVKKFGVVGLFTRGLPLRIVMIGTLTGAQWGIYDAFKVFVGLPTTGGAAPPAEIAKA; the protein is encoded by the exons ATGGCTCCGTCTTCAGAAACTTCCGTTCGCAAGAACATGATTCCTTCATTTCTCTACGGTTCTTCCCCTAAAACCCTACCGGTTATTCACCAGATCATCAACTCCGGTCCCGCTCCTTCCGCCGCCGCGTCGCCTTCGTTGTCCGGAACTGGATCTTTCATGATTCCTTCTCCCAAGGAATCCGGCAAGATCGAGATGTACTCACCGGCTTTCTATGCTGCTTGTACCGCTGGTGGAATTTTTAGCTGTGGTCTTACTCACATGACCGTCACTCCTCTTGACCTAGTCAAGTGTAATATGCAG ATTGACCCTGCCAAGTACAAGAGCATCTCATCAGGGTTTGGAGTATTGCTCAAGGAGCAGGGAGTTAAGGGCTTTTTCCGCGGCTgggtgcctactttgcttggataCAGTGCACAGGGTGCTTGCAAGTTTGGATTCTATGAGTTCTTTAAGAAGTACTATTCTGATATTGCTGGTCCAGAGTATGCAAACAAGTACAAGACCTTGATCTACCTTGCTGGTTCAGCATCTGCCGAGGTTATTGCTGATGTTGCACTTTGCCCATTTGAAGCTGTGAAAGTTCGTGTTCAAACTCAACCTGGTTTTGCAAGGGGTCTTGGTGACGGGCTCCCGAAATTTGTCAAATCTGAAGGAGTTTTGGG GCTCTACAAGGGATTAGTGCCTCTATGGGGACGACAAATTCCAT ACACTATGATGAAATTTGCTTCTTTCGAGACCATTGTTGAGCAAATCTATAAACATGCCATCCCCAGGCCAAAGAGCGAGTGCAGCAAATCTCTGCAACTTGGTGTCAGTTTTGCTGGTGGATATGTTGCTGGTGTACTTTGTGCAATTGTGTCTCATCCTGCGGATAATCTTGTCTCTTTCCTGAACAACGCCAAAGGTGCCACAGTTGGTGAT GCTGTTAAGAAGTTTGGTGTGGTGGGTCTTTTCACCCGAGGTCTCCCTCTCCGTATTGTTATGATTGGAACACTTACAGGAGCCCAGTGGGGAATATATGATGCTTTCAAAGTCTTTGTGGGACT GCCAACAACTGGTGGTGCTGCTCCTCCTGCTGAGATCGCAAAGGCATAA